The following nucleotide sequence is from Psychroserpens sp. Hel_I_66.
ATTGGAAAAATATCTTAGTTAAAGGTTTTGATAAGCATCCTAATCACGATCTTCTATTATCTGGAAGTATTCCTCCAAACCCAACCCAGCTTTTAACAAATGGTCGTTTTAAAACGCTCATAAATGAAGCTAAAGAAATTTATGATTACATAATTGTTGATACAGCTCCAACTATTTTGGTAACAGATACGATGTTGATTTCTAGATTAGCAGATGCAACTATTTATCTATTGAGAGCAGGCTATACTGAGAAAAATTTGATAGAATTTTCTAAAGGTTTAAGTGATAGTGGGAAATTGAAAAACGTAGCCTACGTCATTAACGGGGTTGGAGATAACAGGTCTTATGGTTATTCCTACAATTACGGTTATGGGTATGGTTATGGTAATAATGACTAATATTAGCTATTAGCAATATCTTTTAATTGTTTAATGGTTTCTGTTTGGTCATTACTTTTGAATACATGACTACCAGCAACAAAAACATCAGCTCCTGCATCAACAAGTTGCTTAATATTTTGATCTGTTACGCCACCATCAATCTCAATAAGAGTATTTAAACCTTGATCGTCTATCATCTTACGTAATTTTTTGATACGATTATAGGTTATATCTTCAAATTTTTGACCCCCAAAACCTGGGTTAATTGACATTAATAGAATCATATAGCATTCTGGTAATATGTCTTCTAAAACTGAAACAGGAGTCGTTAAATTAAGTACAATGCCCGCTTTGCAACCCGCATCTTTAATTTGCCTCAATGTTCTATGTAAGTGTACGGTCGATTCGTGATGGACTGTAATAATATCTGCTCCTACTTTTGCGAATTCTTCAATATATCGTTCTGGTTTTTCTATCATTAAATGCACATCTAATGGTTTTCTAGCATGCTTTTTAATTGCTTGAATAACAGGCATTCCATAAGATATATTTGGGACAAAATGTCCATCCATGACATCAATATGAAACCAATCGGCTTCACTGTTATTCACCATTTCTACATCACGTTGAAGATTACCAAAGTCGGCAGCTAGCATTGAAGGGGCAATTAATTTTTGAGACATTTTTACGCAATTTAATTAGATTCAAAGATATGTAAAAAAATAAGTTTGATATAATTGAATTTGATTTGAGATATTTAATTGGAGGTAAATTTCCGAAGAATATAAAATCAATACTTTATTACATTAACAGCTGATATTTAAAAAATGAACCCAGAGTAATCAGCTCTGGGTTCTTTCATCAATCAAAAAACGAACAGTTATGTTATTAACTGTTGTTGTCTTTATTTAGTCGTAATATATCTTAATTACTAACCTAAATATGTTTTTAATATTTTACTTCTAGATGTGTGTTTTAATCTACGAATTGCCTTTTCTTTGATTTGTCTTACACGCTCTCGGGTTAAATCAAATGTTTCACCTATTTCCTCTAAAGTCATTGGGTGTTGATTCCCAAGACCAAAATACAAACGAATAACGTCAGCTTCACGAGGTGTTAAGGTTTCTAGAGCGCGTTCTATTTCAGTACGCAAAGATTCATGTAATAAATCACGATCAGGATTTGGTGACTCACCACTACGTAAAACGTCGTAAAGATTAGAATCTTCACCTTCAACTAAAGGTGCATCCATTGAGACGTGACGTCCAGAATTTTTCATCGACTCTTTAACATCGTTAATAGTCATATCCAATTCTTTTGCAATCTCTTCTGCACTTGGCGGGCGCTCATGGCTTTGCTCTAAAAACGCAAAGGTTTTATTGATTTTGTTTATAGATCCAATTTTGTTTAATGGTAACCTAACAATACGAGATTGCTCAGCCAAAGCTTGTAATATCGATTGACGAATCCACCAAACAGCATAAGATATAAATTTGAACCCACGGGTTTCATCAAAACGCTGGGCAGCTTTGATTAATCCTAAATTACCTTCATTAATTAAATCTGGCAACGTTAATCCTTGATTTTGATATTGTTTTGCTACGGAAACAACAAAACGCAAGTTGGCTTTTGTTAGTTTTTCTAGAGCCAGTTGATCTCCTGCTTTGATGCGTTGAGCTAATTCAACTTCTTCATCTGCAGTGATTAAATCAACTTTACCTATTTCTTGTAAGTATTTGTCTAACGACGCAGTTTCTCTGTTAGTAACCTGCTTCGTAATTTTTAGCTGTCTCATTTAATTTTTCTTTTAAAATTTGGGTAAACAATCGTACTATAAGGGTAATGTACCATATAGTTATACGTAACAAGTGCTAAAAAAGTTACACGAAAAGTGGTTTTTTTTTAAATTTTAATTAATTTCTTATCGTTAAGGTTAATGTCATCAAGCATTTCGTTCGTGAACTTGTAATGACCTCTCGTTGTAATTAATCTAAATCTTGATGACTTAAGTGTGCTTAAAGTGTTTAGAAATAGCCACTTTGATTTTAATAATTTTGGTTTTTCACTTTTTAAACTAATGTCAAAATAGTGTTTTCTTCCTTCTTTAGTGGCTACAATGTCTGGAGTGATTGAAATGTCACTTCCTTTTTTTGCATAAGATTTTGGAGTTTCATAACCTTCGGTATCTGCTTTGATGTTTTCAAAACCATGTTGCTCTAGGTACTCCACTGAATTGTCTAAAATGTCCTTGTATTTTACTTTGTCTGCTTGTATCATAGCTAGTAAACTACGGAAAAATTATGAGTTTTGCAAATTTATTAGTCGTTTTTTTAAAAACGATAATCAATACCAGTGCTTATTGAGAGAATATATGGTGTATAGTCAATAGTATTTGAAATAGGTTTTATTTGATAATAAAAGTTTGTCTCTAAGTTAATATAAAATCTATCTAGTAACTTGTGTTCTATACCTAATCCGAAATTTATTGATATGACATCATCATATTCAATAGATATTGGATTGTTTGATTGACTTTCTTTCAATATAAAATAACTTGTACCAGCTGTAAGGTATGGATTGAAAGTCTTATCTCTAAATAAATATTTGACTTCTAAAGGGATTT
It contains:
- the rpe gene encoding ribulose-phosphate 3-epimerase → MSQKLIAPSMLAADFGNLQRDVEMVNNSEADWFHIDVMDGHFVPNISYGMPVIQAIKKHARKPLDVHLMIEKPERYIEEFAKVGADIITVHHESTVHLHRTLRQIKDAGCKAGIVLNLTTPVSVLEDILPECYMILLMSINPGFGGQKFEDITYNRIKKLRKMIDDQGLNTLIEIDGGVTDQNIKQLVDAGADVFVAGSHVFKSNDQTETIKQLKDIANS
- a CDS encoding RNA polymerase sigma factor RpoD/SigA; this translates as MRQLKITKQVTNRETASLDKYLQEIGKVDLITADEEVELAQRIKAGDQLALEKLTKANLRFVVSVAKQYQNQGLTLPDLINEGNLGLIKAAQRFDETRGFKFISYAVWWIRQSILQALAEQSRIVRLPLNKIGSINKINKTFAFLEQSHERPPSAEEIAKELDMTINDVKESMKNSGRHVSMDAPLVEGEDSNLYDVLRSGESPNPDRDLLHESLRTEIERALETLTPREADVIRLYFGLGNQHPMTLEEIGETFDLTRERVRQIKEKAIRRLKHTSRSKILKTYLG